GCCCATCACGAAAAACAGACACTGATCGATACTTCTTGCCACCGGCCGAGCGAATGTGTCGAACCGGATTGTGTTTCTCTTGCAAAATGCCTTGCTCAAGGGCTAGAATATAAGCCACAATCACAAAACTAATTAGTAAGCGGATCTTGTTTGTATCTTGAAAGGCCACCTGTTCGAGATTAAAACCATTGGTCTTCAGATGCTTGAAACAATATTCGATTTTCCACCGCTTCCGATACTGTTTTCCGATTCGTTTTTTCCTGAGCCGATTGGTTAACAAATATACCAACGGTTCTTTTTCATTGTGATTTTCATTTCGGTACACTTCCAATCGATAGCGCTGCTTGTCCAGAGTGAAATCTGTATGGGCATACCCTTTCTTGAAGACCCTTTTCTGTAATTTATCATACTGTTTTTCTTCCAGATCAATCCATTGCTGATAGATTCCTTTGCGTAAGCGAATTAGAAATCCGATCTGGTTTGTATTCAGAAAAGCAAACCATTCTTTGCCGATAAATTCCCTGTCAGCAATCAAAAGCTTACCCCTTAAGTCAATCACAGATAGGCTTTTGCGTATAAAGTTGATTCGTTCTTTCTCACTAAGTACACCTTTGTGGGAATAGATGCGAAAATAAACTGGAACGGCTACTCCTTTCACATCGGCGGCTAGCACCAGCACGTGCAATGGATACTGACCTATTTTCCATTCGGTCGAGTCCAAAAAAAATACTCCACTTTGCCAATAACCAGACCTGTTGCCCACAAAAGCAGATCGATAAACAATCGGGTCGATCCGTAGCGTTCAAAGATACGAAGCATTCGTTTGTAATGGGTATGACGCGAAGCATCGGTTTTACCAGTCAAGGCAGAGAATTC
Above is a window of Xanthocytophaga agilis DNA encoding:
- a CDS encoding transposase, which codes for MDSTEWKIGQYPLHVLVLAADVKGVAVPVYFRIYSHKGVLSEKERINFIRKSLSVIDLRGKLLIADREFIGKEWFAFLNTNQIGFLIRLRKGIYQQWIDLEEKQYDKLQKRVFKKGYAHTDFTLDKQRYRLEVYRNENHNEKEPLVYLLTNRLRKKRIGKQYRKRWKIEYCFKHLKTNGFNLEQVAFQDTNKIRLLISFVIVAYILALEQGILQEKHNPVRHIRSAGGKKYRSVSVFRDGLQKLKEKLTCLVDFREYLLKRFPKKSTIFKIV